GGCTACTCAGCCGGCTGTAGCGAGATCACTCGGTACCTGGACCGACACGGCCGCGATCAGGTCGATCGGGTCGTCTTCGGCGGTCCGTTGATGCCGCTCATCGTCAAGCGCGACGACAACCCTGAGGGTGTCGACCCGGCCTACGTCGAGGCCAGCGCCGCCGCCCTCAAGCGCGACGTGCCCGGATGGTGTGCTGAGAACGCCGCACCGTTCTTCGGGACGGCAGAGCCCGTCTCGCCCGGAATGGTCGACTGGGTGACCCGCCAGATCGTCGCCACTCCGCTCAAGGTGCTGTTGGACACACTGAGGCTGGGTGCAGAGACCGACCACCGCGAGCAGCTGGCCAAGATCGAGGTGCCGACCATGGTCGTCCATGGGACTCACGATGCTTCGGCGCCGATCGACCTGACCGGCCGAAAGACAGCCGCGCTTGTGCCTGAATGTGAGCTAGTCGTGTACCAGAACGCCGCCCACGGCCTGTATGCGGCCCAGGCGGCGCGATTCAACGCCGATCTCATCGCCTTTCTCAAGTCCTGAGCCTCTGAGCATCGGGACCCGCATACAACCGAAAGGTCCTAACCAGTTTCTGCCCACTACGCGGCGATGGCTCGAGAGCCGACATGGGGGAAAGCCGACCCTTGTTGATCAATTGGTCCTGAAGGGCGCCAGGAAGCACCCAGAGGTCCTGGTCGACATGAGGTTCACGGACGAGCAACCTTGCGCCCGGGTAGACATTCGCCAGGTCGAGGCGGCCACTGACAACGAGATCCGAGCACGGTCGTTGGCGTCGGCCTGAGTCGAACGGCGAGAAAGAGTCGGAGGGGTCGAAGAGCCGATCGTTATAAAAGAAGAAGGGGTCATTCGTGGCCAAGTCGTACGCGACACAAGTCGGCTTGACTCCGAAACTCTGGTGCAGCTCTACCAGAGTTTCCGGCACGACCCTCTGAGTCGCGCGTGTGGTCGACCCGCCGACAAGGACGCCGTAGGAGGTTATGGCCGAAGGGATGAAGAGGATGA
This is a stretch of genomic DNA from Acidimicrobiales bacterium. It encodes these proteins:
- a CDS encoding alpha/beta hydrolase; this encodes MPFFEASDGTHLFYMDWGSGKPAVFSHAWGLNADMWDYQVPDLVDAGYRCITFDRRGHGRSDRATTGYDYDTFADDLAALIAQLDLEEAALVGYSAGCSEITRYLDRHGRDQVDRVVFGGPLMPLIVKRDDNPEGVDPAYVEASAAALKRDVPGWCAENAAPFFGTAEPVSPGMVDWVTRQIVATPLKVLLDTLRLGAETDHREQLAKIEVPTMVVHGTHDASAPIDLTGRKTAALVPECELVVYQNAAHGLYAAQAARFNADLIAFLKS